A genomic region of Seriola aureovittata isolate HTS-2021-v1 ecotype China chromosome 21, ASM2101889v1, whole genome shotgun sequence contains the following coding sequences:
- the tmem94 gene encoding transmembrane protein 94 isoform X3, with amino-acid sequence MVLKMREGICLWRKSSEDAVTLGLSTGQALVKLRDQLRDLLDQHQRAAHRRTSAQEQWVNSFLYHGNRHSCLHWPGAALTLLVVLGLLCCHGSQPKGSSGIELVNAAALLLLFLLNLLLVGRQERLKRSEMVRRLRGIITQLSDYLSGCVGDVRWSPSQYPDLYTPSSPSWSLHWTYRDSRLVNLPVSLLVEGDVIALRPGQEAFASLRGIKDDEHIVLEPGDLFPPFSPPPSPRANEKRGPQNPQQHRLFRVVRTPVLDTVRNSLEMALSRPITVLDNERFTVQSVITKLVCPVVLVAFLLVNTGRYFCDAPSLTPPCYNFFQLQVMGVLPILPLLFPVMWVLVNAFGEARVLAEFSRVSPAGLEMLRCVWRHLVGVLKGESQTLCYTSSLLHTLGSVTVLCCVDKQGILSWPNPSPETVLFFSGRVEPPHNSQDDLRDDLSVNSYCRMETDDDRDEAQEVQALLCLPAESSTQLGEGPELSETSHDTVRSSDTAGLRRPYQPTHTRTKHHSGSNVSFSHDTEGGEEDQAQDFALGCPEAEAEDFVCDYHLEMLSLSQDQQNPTSIQFDDQSWQCHLPSLKPLGLNIMLNLCNASVTQQLCRFSDHLSNLALQESHGTVLPVYVPWGLCELSRLIGFTPGARELFRQENHLALYQLPSGEKPKEFTSRHLHYFTKRQPPMSHLISLFVRDSSSNNIQMLSHGSADLILEACTDFWDGTDIYPLSGSDRKKVLDFYQRACLSGYCSAFAYKPMQVSLSSQLNGKCVELAPGPCLFSGVELPSTTPIKHNSCRNSWSSDEGIGEGVEREDCVQALSGQIFMGMVSSQFQARLDTVRLIDALVTACIRFVYFSMEDELRSKVFAEKMGLETGWNCHISLTPNGDSPCDGAPSSPGHGSLHEDLNQDSRDEAEGPLLPEEEAHSDLASFQPTDSDVPSFLEDCNRAKLPRGIHQVRPHLKNIDNVPLLVPLFTDCTPDTMCEMMKIMQENREVTCCLGSSANFRNSRLFLQSDLSIALDPLYPSQCSWETFGYATGGGFTGGAEGLSPLRLSGQLNSLGCSVTFHQGESVSMVKLIEQARHTTYGIRKCFLFLLQCQLSLVIIQFLACLAQLPPPMNTTDILWLSCFSCPLLSVSLLGKPPDSSVMAVATGKNLDAIPRKTQNYFLGCFLLKFGLTVCAYLLAFGFTLHEVCRSSGNFTLAENTSITCLNILAASSSDEAPHWFTELSNGLLLTQKVMAGFLVLHTVVISLSYVHRSQPLWRKSPFSNTWWCLTVPVVLLSQVVQALVDYQLWRDQGGALTFNLGDIPLHAWVLVSLSPLLVVVVNEVVKLHEIRVRVRYQKRQKLQFETKLGMNSPF; translated from the exons GAGGATGCTGTGACCCTGGGCCTGTCGACCGGCCAGGCTCTGGTGAAGCTGCGGGACCAGCTGCGGGACCTGCTGGACCAGCACCAGAGGGCTGCTCACCGACGAACCTCTGCGCAG GAGCAGTGGGTGAATAGCTTCCTTTACCATGGCAACCGTCACTCCTGCCTCCATTGGCCAGGAGCTGCCCTCACTCTCCTGGTGGTGCTGGGACTCTTATGTTGCCATGGCAGCCAGCCAAAGGGCAG CTCCGGTATAGAGCTGGTGAACGCcgccgctctcctcctcctcttcctgctgaacctgctgctggtcgGACGTCAGGAGAGGCTCAAGAGGAGCGAGATGGTGCGGCGCCTCAGGGGCATTATAACACAGCTCAGCG ACTACCTGTCGGGGTGCGTGGGTGACGTACGGTGGTCTCCGTCTCAGTACCCTGACCTGTACACGCCCTCGTCCCCGTCGTGGTCGCTCCACTGGACGTACCGTGACTCCCGCCTGGTCAACCTGCCCGTCAGTCTGCTGGTGGAGGGAGACGTCATCGCTCTGAGACCCGGCCAAGAGGCGTTCGCATCGCTCAGAGGCATTAAA GATGACGAACACATCGTGTTGGAGCCTGGAGATTTATTCCCCCCgttctcccctcctccttccccacGGGCCAATGAGAAGAGAGGACCCCAGAACCCCCAGCAGCACCGCCTCTTCAGGGTCGTCAGGACTCCAGTGCTGGACACGGTCAG GAACAGTTTGGAGATGGCGCTGTCTCGGCCAATCACAGTCCTGGATAATGAGAGGTTCACAGTGCAGTCGGTCATCACCAAGCTGGTGTGTCCCGTGGTGCTG GTGGCGTTCCTGCTCGTGAACACTGGCCGCTATTTTTGTGACGCACCCAGCCTCACCCCCCCCTGCTACAATTTCTTCCAACTTCAG GTGATGGGTGTTCTGCCCATCTTGCCGCTGCTCTTCCCCGTCATGTGGGTGCTGGTGAACGCCTTCGGAGAGGCCAGGGTCCTGGCAGAGTTCAGCCGGGTGTCTCCAGCTGGTCTG gaGATGCTGCGTTGTGTGTGGAGACACCTGGTCGGCGTCCTGAAGGGAGAGTCTCAGACGCTCTGCTACACCTCCAGCCTCCTCCACACTCTGGGATCTGTCACT gtgctgtgTTGTGTGGACAAACAGGGCATCCTGTCGTGGCCTAACCCCAGTCCAGAGACCGTGCTGTTCTTCAGCGGCCGGGTCGAACCTCCTCACAACAGCCAGGACGACCTCAGAGACGACCTGTCTGTCAACTCCTACTGCCGCATGGAGACGGATGATGACAGggacgag GCCCAGGAGGTGCAGGCTCTGCTCTGTCTGCCGGCAGAGTCCTCCACGCAGCTGGGGGAGGGGCCTGAGCTGAGCGAAACCTCGCACGACACCGTTCGCTCGTCTGACACAGCGGGGCTTCGGCGCCCCTATCAGCCCACGCACACTCGCACCAAACACCACTCCGGATCCAACGTGAGCTTCAGCCACGACACCGAGGGAGGCGAGGAGGACCAGGCCCAG GACTTTGCGTTGGGCTGCCCTGAGGCGGAGGCGGAGGACTTCGTGTGCGACTACCACCTGGAGATGCTGAGCTTGTCTCAGGACCAGCAGAACCCGACCAGCATCCAGTTCGACGACCAGTCCTGGCAGTGCCACCTGCCCTCCCTCAAGCCGCTGGGCCTCAACATCATGCTGAACCTCTGCAACGCCAGCGTCACCCAGCAGCTCTGCCGCTTCTCCGACCACCTGTCCAACCTGGCGCTGCAGGAGAGCCACGGCACTGTGCTGCCCGTCTACGTCCCCTGGGGGCTCTGCGAGCTCTCCAGGCTCATAG GTTTCACTCCTGGCGCCCGGGAGCTGTTCAGACAGGAGAACCACCTGGCTCTGTACCAGCTGCCGTCTGGAGAGAAGCCCAAGGAGTTCACCTCCCGCCACCTTCATTACTTCACCAAACGCCAGCCTCCCATGTCCCACCTCATCTCGCTGTTCGTACGGGACTCTTCCTCCA ATAACATCCAGATGCTGTCACACGGTTCGGCTGACCTCATCCTGGAGGCCTGCACTGACTTCTGGGATGGGACTGATATTTACCCGCTGTCAGGCTCAGACAG GAAGAAGGTTCTGGACTTCTACCAGCGCGCCTGTCTGTCAGGGTACTGCTCAGCCTTCGCCTACAAACCCATGCAGGTGTCACTGTCGAGCCAGCTGAACGGGAAGTGTGTGGAGCTGGCCCCCGGTCCCTGCCTCTTCTCTGGAGTGGAGCTGCCCTCCACCACACCCATCAAACACAACTCCTGCAGGAACAGCTGGAGCTCAGATG AGGGGATAGGTGAGGGGGTGGAGCGTGAGGACTGTGTTCAGGCCCTGAGCGGGCAGATCTTCATGGGGATGGTGTCGTCTCAGTTCCAGGCCAGGCTGGACACGGTCCGGCTCATCGACGCCCTGGTCACGGCCTGCATCCGCTTTGTTTACTTTTCTATGGAGGATGAGCTCCGCAGCAAg gtgtttgcGGAGAAGATGGGTCTGGAGACGGGCTGGAACTGTCACATCTCCCTGACTCCCAACGGAGACAGTCCCTGTGACGGAGCTCCGTCCAGCCCAGGTCACGGCTCGCTGCACGAAGACCTGAACCAAG ACTCTCGGGACGAAGCAGAAGGTCCGCTGCTGCCGGAGGAGGAGGCGCACTCTGACCTCGCCAGCTTCCAGCCCACGGACAGCGACGTGCCCAGCTTCCTGGAGGACTGCAACAGG GCCAAGCTGCCTCGTGGCATCCACCAGGTCCGTCCTCACCTGAAGAACATTGATAATGTGCCTCTGCTGGTGCCTCTCTTCACTGACTGCACCCCTGACA CCATGTGTGAGATGATGAAGATCAtgcaggagaacagagaggTCACGTGTTGTCTGGGAAGCTCGGCCAATTTCCGCAACAGCCGCCTGTTCCTCCAGAGTGACCTGAG CATCGCTCTGGACCCTCTGTACCCGTCTCAGTGCTCGTGGGAGACGTTCGGCTACGCCACCGGAGGAGGTTTTACCGGCGGCGCCGAGGGTCTGTCTCCTCTCAGGCTCTCCGGACAGCTCAACAGTCTGGGCTGCTCCGTCACCTTCCACCAGGGAGAGAGCGTCAGCATGGTCAAGCTCATAGAGCAG GCGCGACACACGACCTACGGCATCCGCAAATgcttcctgttcctgctgcAGTGTCAGCTGAGTCTGGTCATCATCCAG TTCTTAGCCTGTCTGGCTCAGCTTCCTCCTCCAATGAACACCACTGACATTCTCTGGTTGTCCTGCTTCAGCTGCCCACTTctaag TGTGTCACTGCTGGGGAAGCCTCCTGACAGCTCAGTCATGGCAGTTGCCACGGGGAAGAACCTAGACGCCATTCCAAGAAAG ACCCAGAACTACTTCCTCGGCTGTTTCCTGCTGAAGTTTGGTCTGACAGTGTGTGCCTACCTGTTGGCCTTCGGCTTTACCCTGCACGAGGTCTGCCGGAGTAGCGGCAACTTCACCTTAGCTGAAAACACCAGCATCACCTGCCTTAACATACTCGCAGCGAG CTCTTCAGACGAGGCTCCTCATTGGTTCACTGAGCTGTCAAATGGTCTGCTGCTGACTCAGAAGGTCATGGCAGGGTTCCTTGTCTTACACACAG TGGTGATTTCCCTCAGCTACGTCCACCGCTCTCAGCCTCTGTGGAGAAAGAGTCCGTTCAGCAACACCTGGTGGTGTCTCACTGTACCTGTGGT TCTGCTCAGCCAGGTTGTTCAGGCCTTGGTGGATTACCAGCTGTGGCGTGACCAAGGTGGCgccctgacctttaacctggGCGACATCCCGCTGCACGCCTGGGTGCTCGTGTCTCTGTCCCCCCTGCTGGTGGTCGTGGTCAACGAAGTGGTGAAGCTGCACGAGATACG GGTGCGAGTCCGTTACcagaagagacagaagctgcagtttgaaACAAAGCTGGGGATGAACTCTCCGTTCTGA